A single window of Motacilla alba alba isolate MOTALB_02 chromosome 12, Motacilla_alba_V1.0_pri, whole genome shotgun sequence DNA harbors:
- the TMEM40 gene encoding transmembrane protein 40, which translates to MENLDVPIPDLTEEQQDIFQRVFAADAKYLENHEKMNQPFWESLVKCLATTDPPILNTEEKNNLLNTCDALPGGCAACLKAIEKKGVRAMALLYLLLKTSNPSGYRQLPSSKGKDEKVKLLKSLERNFVYSEEDKKSENSSQESTDEDTQDSVEEDLGRQKTEGQLLGGIPAEVVPYRDSEVARREDSDVDAYEKESTHPPQWTVRWMGIRKDDEFFHFVILCFAIGALLVCYYYHKDWTISLGIGLITFASLETTGIYFGLVYRIRSVLDSFVPLIDRFRPRGMRKAA; encoded by the exons ATGGAGAATTTGGATGTCCCAATCCCAGATCTTACTGAAGAACAGCAAG atatttttcagaGAGTTTTTGCTGCTGATGCCAAGTACTTGGAGAATCATGAGAAAATGAACCAGCCCTTCTGGGAATCACTTGTGAAATGCTTGGCCACTACTGACCCACCTATCCTGAATactgaagaaaagaacaat CTCCTTAACACCTGTGATGCCCTCCCCggaggctgtgctgcctgcctgaaAGCCATAGAGAAGAAAGGAGTCAGGGCAATGGCTCTTCTCTACCTTTTGCTGAAGACTTCCAACCCATCTGGGTACAGGCAGCTGCCCAGCTCCAAGGGAAAGG atgaaaaagtgaAACTCCTGAAGAGTTTGGAAAGGAATTTTGTATATTCAGAAGAGGACAAAAAGTCTGAAAACTCATCCCAGGAGTCCACGGATGAAGATACACAAG ACAGTGTTGAGGAAGATTTAGGAAGACAAAAGACTGAAGGCCAGTTACTTGGAG GAATACCAGCAGAGGTGGTTCCCTACAGAGATTCAG aggTTGCCAGAAGAGAAGATTCAGATGTAGATG CATATGAGAAAGAGAGCACTCACCCCCCTCAGTGGACAGTACGGTGGATGGGCATACGGAAGGATG AtgaattctttcattttgtcaTTCTTTGCTTTGCAATTGGAGCTTTACTAGTTTGCTACTACTACCACAAAG ACTGGACTATTTCTCTTGGGATTGGTTTGATCACCTTTGCTTCCCTGGAAACCACTGGGATATACTTTGGTCTAG TGTACCGAATTCGGAGTGTCCTTGACAGCTTTGTTCCTCTGATTGACAGATTCAGGCCAAGAG GCATGAGGAAAGCTGCCTAG